The Salvelinus alpinus chromosome 3, SLU_Salpinus.1, whole genome shotgun sequence genome segment GGGCTTTGGCCAGCCTCCAATGCTATCTGCTGTTATTCCACTgaaccatcatcctcatcatcgttataatcatcatcatcatcatcatcactagaGGATCTCTCACCAGTGTGTAGTGTGGTTGAGCCCCTTCGTCTCCTCTTCCTCAGGCTGTGTGTCTAGAGTCTCTAGCAGAGCCCTGAGGCTGAGTACATTCAACACCTCAACcccactgtcctcctcctccatccccgtctcctcctcctcctccatagtCTCCTCCCGCTCCACCACagtctcctccccctccaccccagtctcctccctctcctgatCCAGTTCTGGGACTGCCACTGCAGGGAAGCTGGTCTGTAGGACTCTCTGTAGCCGGATAGACAGGGAGGCCTGAATGGGAGAGACAGGGCTTGTTTGAGATCTAGTACAGATCAGTCTACTACATCGTAATCAAACACAATTAATGGGAAAGATTTTTAACTAACTATGTCCATCGACCTGATTTTGAAGCAAACTGAAGTCTGACAGGAACTGTCTTATTCCAGCAAACTCATTTTAGTGTGAGCAACCTCTAGGGAGCAACCTCTAGGGAGCAACCTCTAGGGAGCAACCTCTAGGGAGCAACCTCTAGGGAGCAACCTCTAGGCTAACTGCAGTGACAATCTATTGATACAATAATAAAAACCACCTGGGCAGAATGATTCTTGCAGAGCCAGAGGTTATGACAAACAAACTACAAATGTCAGAGTGGATTTCTACCAGACGTGTGACAACTAAGTACTGTAGGATGCCTCGTTATCCAGACTCCTGGAGAATCCTGTTGGGAGTCCCAACGCTCTATCACTTTACATTTGAGCATGCGGCAGCTGACCATCATCTCACCGGTATAAATGTGTGTCGACCATGTTGGGGAAAATGTGAGGTGTCGGAGCTGGGACTGTCTCTCCGGCGTTACGCAATATAAATCCACTCTACTAACGCAGAAGACCACTCACCTGCAGACTGTCCCTTCGTACAGCAGCACCTCCCTGAaaactctctccccccttcttctCCTCTGCCTCTTCTGTCCGCCCGGCTCTATCCTCCTCTCCAAACTCTGCCCAGGTCTCCCCCTCTGACAGACCTCTCTGGTCCCCATaccccccccagccctcctccctctcaccctgCCCCTCCAGGGGAGCAGAGTGGAAGTCTGCAAAGCTGTCGCTGAGGGGAAGGTCTCCCTGTCCAACCTCCTCCCCACACGCCTGGGTCGGACCTGGGTCCTCAGAATAGTCCTGGTCAAAGTCACCAAAGCCCTCCTGTGTCCTGGACTCCGATTGGTTGAAGTCAGCAAAGTCCTCCTGGCTAGGGAAGGATCCAGCATCCCTGAAGTTTCCAaagtcctcttcctcctcttcctcctccaccatctTTGTCTCGGTCTCCTCCCTGAGGTCACTCCGCTgcacctcctctttctccttctcctcctcccctattGACGAGGGAGTGAAGACCGTCTCGCCAAAGTCCCCAAACTCCTCCAAAGCGTCTGGCGACACAGCCTCACCAAAGGAGGCAAACTCCTCACTCACTGACCCACTGACtgtggtggggagaggagagacgctGTCCTCGGTTTCGCTCTCcttatcttcctcctcctccgcccTCCTCCCTCCCAGTTCTGGGTCCTGTGTAAGCGTGCTATCCCTGTTGATGCTGGGTGCCCTCTCCCCAGGCTCCCCCAGCCCCTCACCCCTAGCACAGAGCACCTCTGTGGGGGCTAAGAGGCCAGAGTCTTGAGGGTGGCCCCTTAGCTCACAGTGTTGCTGGACTTCAGTGCAGTCCCTGTCCCCTTGCTGTGCTAAATATTGAGAGTCAGGCCCGCCAGGCTCTATTCTGGCCCGCTGCTCTATGTCCTTCTGGACCGAGTGTGCATTGCAGAAACCGTTGGTTAGGTTTGTCCCTTCCATCCTGCCGTCCTTCCTGTGCTCCGTACTGTGAGTGAAACCGCAGCACCAGGGCTCCAGCTCCATCTCTGGCTCGGCGAACGCAGAGAAGTCTGCAAACCCCTGCTCCTGGCTGGGGGAGCCCAGGCCAGCCGGTACAAGACCTGTGGTGAATTAATGTGTACATTTTATTGGAACGTATTTAAAATACATATAGAGATGCCTCAGCCATTTGAGTACAACAGTACATATTAAAAATGATTGAGGAATAAAAACACAATACAACAAAAACCTCACTAACAACTCCATGACAGCCCTATGAGACTAAAGTTGTTACCTGCAGACATGGTCCCCTGGTGATGCCGCTTGGTAAACCCATTAGTGAGAGGGAGGTCAGGGAGGTTGCAATGACAGGGCTGCCCTTTGACCTCCAACACCGGCCGAACCCTGCCAACCTCTGAGGTCCCAGTATTAGCGGGCTGTGATTGGTCCACCACCGGCGCCCGTGGCTTCTTCAGGTCGTCAGTTGCTCTGAACTGTTTCGAGATTCCGTTGCTATGGGTAGTTCCGGCGAAAGAGGAGGAGTTACTAACACTAAAGCGCACCGTTGATGGGGTGGGGGAGGCGGGGTCTGTTGTGGAGGGACACGGCTGGTTGGATGGCATTGCCACACCCCCAGAGAAATCCCCAAACTCGTCAtcgtcctcctctccccctgattCGTCGTCCAacggagggggggaggaggagtatATGGGCATCACTTCCTGTTCCATGGGAGAGCTCTCTTGGCTGAAGGCCTCATAGATctggagagaaaacacacagacaggttGAGTACTACTAGAAGACAGGTTGAGTACAGAATGGCCTACTAGAAGACAGGTTGAGTACAGAACGGCCTACTAGAAGACAGGTTGAGTACAGAACGGCCTACTAGAAGACAGGTTGAGTACAGAACGGCCTACTAGAAGACAGGTTGAGTACAGAACGGCCTACTAGAAGACAGGTTGAGTACAGAACGGCCTACTAGAAGACAGGTTGAGTACAGAACGGCCTACTAGAAGACAGGTTGAGTACAGAACGGCCTACTAGAAGACAGGTTGAGTACAGAACGGCCTACTAGAAGATAGGTTGAGTACAGAAcggtctactagaagacaggtTGAGTACAGAACGGCCTACTAGAAGATAGGTTGAGTACAGAACGGCCTACTAGAAGACAGGTTGAGTACTACTAGAAGACAGGTTGAGTACAGAACGGCCTACTAGAAGACAGGTTGAGTACAGAACAGCCTACTAGAAGACAGGTTGAGTACAGAACAGCCTACTAGAAGACAGGCTGAGTACTACTAGAAGAAAGGTTGAGTACAGAACGGCCTACTAGAAGACAGGTTGAGTACTACTAGAAGACAGGTTGAGTACAGAACGGCCTACTAGAAGACAGGTTGAGTACAGAACAGCCTACTAGAAGACAGGTTGAGTACAGAGcggtctactagaagacaggttgagtacagaacggcctactagaagacaggttgagtacagaacggcctactagaagacaggttgagtacagaacggtctactagaagacaggtTGAGTACAGAACGGCCTACTAGAAGATAGGTTGAGTACAGAACGGCCTACTAGAAGACAGGTTGAGTACTACTAGAAGACAGGTTGAGTACAGAACGGCCTACTAGAAGACAGGTTGAGTACAGAACAGCCTACTAGAAGACAGGTTGAGTACAGAACAGCCTACTAGAAGACAGGCTGAGTACTACTAGAAGAAAGGTTGAGTACAGAACGGCCTACTAGAAGACAGGTTGAGTACTACTAGAAGACAGGTTGAGTACAGAACGGCCTACTAGAAGACAGGTTGAGTACAGAACAGCCTACTAGAAGACAGGTTGAGTACAGAGcggtctactagaagacaggtTGAGTACAGAACGGCCTACTAGAAGACAGGTTGAGTACAGAACGGCCTACTAGAAGATAGGTTGAGTACAGAAcggtctactagaagacaggtTGAGTACAGAACGGCCTACTAGAAGATAGGTTGAGTACAGAACGGCCTACTAGAAGACAGGTTGAGTACTACTAGAAGACAGGTTGAGTACAGAACGGCCTACTAGAAGACAGGTTGAGTACAGAAcggtctactagaagacaggtTGAGTACAGAACGGCCTACTAGAAGACAGGTTGAGTACAGAACGGCCTACTAGAAGACAGGTTGAGTACTACTAGAAGACAGGTTGAGTACAGAACGGCCTACTAGAAGACAGGTTGAGTACTACTAGAAGACAGGTTGAGTACAGAACGGCCTACTAGAAGACAGGTTGAGTACAGAACAGCCTACTAGAAGACAGGTTGAGTACAGAGcggtctactagaagacaggttgagtacagagcggtctactagaagacaggttgagtacagagcggtctactagaagacaggtTGAGTACAGAACGGCCTACTAGAAGACAGGTTGAGTACAGAACGGCCTACTAGAAGACAGGTTGAGTACAGAACGGCCTACTAGAAGACAGGTTGAGTACAGAACGGCCTACTAGAAGACAGGTTGAGTACAGAACGGCCTACTAGAAGACAGGTTGAGTACAGAACGGCCTACTAGAAGACAGGTTGAGTACAGAACGGCCTACTAGAAGACAGGTTGAGTACAGAACGGCCTACTAGAAGACAGGTTGAGTACAGAACGGCCTACTAGAAGACAGGTTGAGTACAGAAGGGCCTACTAGAAGACAGGTTGAGTACAGAAGGGCCTACTAGAAGACAGGTTGAGTACAGAAGGGCCTACTAGAAGACAGGTTGAGTACAGAACGGCCTACTAGAAGACAGGTTGAGTACAGAACGGCCTACTAGAAGACAGGTTGAGTACAGAACGGCCTACTAGAAGACAGGTTGAGTACAGAAGGGCCTACTAGAAAACAGGTTGAGTACAGAACGGCCTACTAGAAGACAGGTTGAGTACAGAACGGCCTACTAGAAGACAGGTTGAGTACAGAACGGCCTACTAGAAGACAGGTTGAGTACAGAAcggtctactagaagacaggtTGAGTACAGAACGGCCTACTAGAAGACAGGTTGAGTACAGAACGGCCTACTAGAAGACAGGTTGAGTACAGAACGGCCTATTAGAAGACAGGTTGAGTACAGAACGGCCAACTAGAAGACAGGTTGAGTACAGAACGGCCTACTAGAAGACAGGTTGAGTACAGAACGGCCTACTAGAAGACAGGTTGAatgttcaatcaatcaaataaatGTGGtggtggaagaaaaaaaaaaggaagCCATATGTCATTATTAACAGACAGTAGGCCTTGTTCTACATAGCCATATGTCATTATTAACAGACAGTAGGCCTTGTTCTACATAGCCATATGTCATTATTAACAGACAGTAGGCCTTGTTCTACATAGCCATATGTCATTATTAACAGACAGTAGGCCTTGTTCTACATAGCCATATGTCATTATTAACAGACAGTAGGCCTTGTTCTGCATAGCCATATGTCATTATTAACAGACAGTAGGCCTTGTTCTACATAGCCATATGACATTATTAACAGACAGTAGGCCTTGTTCTGCATAGCCATATGACATTATTAACAGACAGTAGGCCTTGTTCTACATAGCCATATGTCATTATTAACAGACAGTAGGCCTTGTTCTGCATAGTCATATGACATTATTAACAGACAGTAGGTCTTGTTCTACATAGCCATATGTCATTATTAacagacagtaggcctacatgcTCTTCCTATTGTAAGTTAGCAGTAACAAATAAAGCAAAGTAAGTTTGGCTAAACAGAGCGACCATTTTACTCACATATGCGCCTAAATATTTAGCTGTCTGCACCAAGACAGTTTTGGAATTCTAGCTTTAATATATTTCATTCTGCTTCTAAATGTATTTGTGTGCGTCTACATTTTTCAACTTGGCACAAACGTGCTCCTTGTAAAAAAAGGTCTGCGTAGAGCCCTGCTAAATGTAAACATCAGGAGAAGGTCTCCTGTGGAGGAAAAAATTGTaagaagattttttttttaaagagaaccTTTCAAACTTGTTTGAAAAGTGTTGGAAAAAAAACCTTTGGCTACTCAGACATCAACTGTAATCACGTCACCCAAGTGTAtgattgagtcccaaatggcaccttactcCCTATATAGTCAAATCTACTTTAATTTGtaacatgcaccaaatacaacaggtgaaatgcttacctacaagcccttaaccaacaatgcagttaagaaaaaataagtGAAGTAAAAAattgataagtaaaaaataaaagtaaaaaataattaaagcgcagcagtaaaataaaaatagcgaggctatatacaggggtactgatacagagtcaatgtgcgggggcaccggttagtcgaggaaattgaggtaatatgaacatgtaggtagagttaaagtgaccatgcatagataataaacagagagtagcagcggcgtgggtgggggggggcaatgcaaatagtctgggtagccatttaattagctgttcaggagtcttatgacttggggtagaagctgttaagaagccctttggatctagacttggcgctccggtacagcttgccgtgtggtagcagagagaacagtctatgactagggtggctggagtctttgacaatttttagggccttcccctgacaccacctggtatggagGTGGTGTCAGGggaaggcaggaagcttggccccagtgatgtactgggctgtacgcactaccctctgtagtgccttgtgttcataccaggcagtgatgcaaccagtcaggatgctctcgatggtgcagctgtagatctttttaaggatctgagtccccatgccaaatcttttcagtctcctgagggggaataggctttgtcgtgccctcttcacgactgtcttggtgtgttttgaccatgacagtttgttggtgatgtggacaccaaggaacttgaagctctcaacctgctccactacagccctgtcgatgagaatgggggcgtgctcggtcctccttttcctgaagtccacaattatctcctttgtcttgatcattttgagggagaggttgttgtcctggcaccacatggccagttctctgacctcctccctataggctgtctcctcgttgttggtgatcaggcctaccactgttgtgtcatctgcaaacttaatgatggtgttggagtcgtgcctggccatgcagtcatgagtgaacaggaagtaccggaggggactgagcacgcacccctgaggggtccccgtgttgaggatcagtgtggcagatgtgttgttgcctacccttaccacctgggggcggcccgtcaggaagtccaggatccagttgcagagggaggtgtttagtcccagggtctttagcttagtgatgagcattaagggcactatggtgttgaacgctgagctgtagtcaatgaacagcattctcacatagctgcTCCTTTTGCCCAAGTggggaagggcagtgtggagtgagaggctgcatcatctgtggatctgttggtgcggtatgtgaattggagtgggtctaaggtttcagggataatggtgttgatgtgagccatgaccagcctttcaaagcacttcacggcTACAGACGTGATGCACTACGACCCAAGTGCACTATTATGTGGACcgtggtcaagagtagtgcactatataggtgaaCAGGATGCCATTTTGAATGCAGCCTGTGTGTCATTGACTTCCCTATGCGTGACTTTGTGCTCTCACTAAACAGGAACTGCAAACACAAATATGTTTGGCACACAAAACAGCAGCAGAGAGATTTGGTTGTTAACTCTGAGATTGGACTATGTTCAGTCTTATCCCTCAGAGGAATGGGTGTTTTATAGGCTGAAGTGGTCCTAGATAACACCAGGGTTGTAGGTTCCCACTAGGGTTACCCATATGAGAATGTATGCACGGACTACTTGAAGCCACTATGGATAGTCTGCTAAATGGAATATATTATTAGgctatattatattattactaAGTAGCAGATATTAACAGCCCAGTAAGCAACATGTTAAATCAAGACTGTTTCAGGCCTTATCGGGAGTAAAGCTTGCCAACGTGTTATTTGTTGTGCATTAAGGATGGACtaacctggggtgtattcattagtcgcaGACCATAGCAAAAAGTTTGGCTTGtttcaaaacgttttgcaacggaaactGTTTACTCAGTAAGGGGAGTGTATGACTGCACACTTCGAAAGAAGGGTAGAGGACCTTCAAGGCCAGAGGGAGCATCACAAATGGTGCcttattccctagtgcactacttctgaccagggtgagcccgagggtgccatttgggacaaggaGAGAATGGCAGAGAGATCAAGGTCCCGGGGTAATCTATAACGCAGGTCTAACTAGCTACCTACTTAACTCCCCACTGATAGACTAGCTGCATCttacagtacacagacacactttcCCCATTACATGAGCCAATTCAATAAGAATCTGTTAAATAACCTCAAAGTTAACAATTATTATTTAGTCTCTTGCTTGCCTGTAATATCAGTTATTCTAGGCTCAAAAGGCCTACTCTGTACCTCCGTCTTAGTTGTTTTATTGTTGTTGAGGCTATTGGAGTGGAAACAGTAGCCAGGACAAAGCCTA includes the following:
- the LOC139571526 gene encoding aftiphilin-like isoform X2: MEQEVMPIYSSSPPPLDDESGGEEDDDEFGDFSGGVAMPSNQPCPSTTDPASPTPSTVRFSVSNSSSFAGTTHSNGISKQFRATDDLKKPRAPVVDQSQPANTGTSEVGRVRPVLEVKGQPCHCNLPDLPLTNGFTKRHHQGTMSAGLVPAGLGSPSQEQGFADFSAFAEPEMELEPWCCGFTHSTEHRKDGRMEGTNLTNGFCNAHSVQKDIEQRARIEPGGPDSQYLAQQGDRDCTEVQQHCELRGHPQDSGLLAPTEVLCARGEGLGEPGERAPSINRDSTLTQDPELGGRRAEEEEDKESETEDSVSPLPTTVSGSVSEEFASFGEAVSPDALEEFGDFGETVFTPSSIGEEEKEKEEVQRSDLREETETKMVEEEEEEEDFGNFRDAGSFPSQEDFADFNQSESRTQEGFGDFDQDYSEDPGPTQACGEEVGQGDLPLSDSFADFHSAPLEGQGEREEGWGGYGDQRGLSEGETWAEFGEEDRAGRTEEAEEKKGGESFQGGAAVRRDSLQASLSIRLQRVLQTSFPAVAVPELDQEREETGVEGEETVVEREETMEEEEETGMEEEDSGVEVLNVLSLRALLETLDTQPEEEETKGLNHTTHWVPRGAWRQPQDLHDAVGLGFQWGGSHSNRALLRCLGMDTRNMLFTGQRKQPVIVPVFAASLGMLEPTKEPLRAASAAEKTAATTQALPGSQETTTTSSIKGAPQPWSQFDWSSSGLGVNRLDELDSDTSSHPADTLKYLMSTMENTTTSTRKPHKDEEDQLSEEAARVICGLADLSFMKAKVLMFPITLTPAAGSGTLLE
- the LOC139571526 gene encoding aftiphilin-like isoform X1, whose product is MEQEVMPIYSSSPPPLDDESGGEEDDDEFGDFSGGVAMPSNQPCPSTTDPASPTPSTVRFSVSNSSSFAGTTHSNGISKQFRATDDLKKPRAPVVDQSQPANTGTSEVGRVRPVLEVKGQPCHCNLPDLPLTNGFTKRHHQGTMSAGLVPAGLGSPSQEQGFADFSAFAEPEMELEPWCCGFTHSTEHRKDGRMEGTNLTNGFCNAHSVQKDIEQRARIEPGGPDSQYLAQQGDRDCTEVQQHCELRGHPQDSGLLAPTEVLCARGEGLGEPGERAPSINRDSTLTQDPELGGRRAEEEEDKESETEDSVSPLPTTVSGSVSEEFASFGEAVSPDALEEFGDFGETVFTPSSIGEEEKEKEEVQRSDLREETETKMVEEEEEEEDFGNFRDAGSFPSQEDFADFNQSESRTQEGFGDFDQDYSEDPGPTQACGEEVGQGDLPLSDSFADFHSAPLEGQGEREEGWGGYGDQRGLSEGETWAEFGEEDRAGRTEEAEEKKGGESFQGGAAVRRDSLQASLSIRLQRVLQTSFPAVAVPELDQEREETGVEGEETVVEREETMEEEEETGMEEEDSGVEVLNVLSLRALLETLDTQPEEEETKGLNHTTHWVPRGAWRQPQDLHDAVGLGFQWGGSHSNRALLRCLGMDTRNMLFTGQRKQPVIVPVFAASLGMLEPTKEPLRAASAAEKTAATTQALPGSQETTTTSSIKQGAPQPWSQFDWSSSGLGVNRLDELDSDTSSHPADTLKYLMSTMENTTTSTRKPHKDEEDQLSEEAARVICGLADLSFMKAKVLMFPITLTPAAGSGTLLE